TGGCAAGAAGATTGCTTTTTTATCCTCCAGACAGGAGAGTTTTGGTTTTATTATCGAAAGCGCTGAGTTGGCTAAGACCTTGCGGTCGCAATTTGATATTGTTTGGAAACAGTCTAGAGCGGTAAAAATGAAGCGGGGTGATGTGGAGAGGTTTGTGAGGTCGTTGAATTCTTGAATCCCCACCTGAAACGCACAAACCCGTGCTTGAATAGTTTTGTTAGAAACCAATTCAATAACACGGGAATATGCATCAGCATCTTAATCAATCAGACCGTGCTTGTATAGCCGCTCTTTTAAGAAAAGAATATTCATACAGTGCTATAGCTAGGGTACTTGAAGTACACCCAAGCACTATTAGTCGCGAAGTGAGAAGGAATAGCAGCGGAAGCTATAGAGTCCATCACGCACAGCGCTGTGCGAGATTGAGACGAGCAAACGCTCGGACAATGTATCGCACCATAGACACTAATGTGGTGCTAGAGCAGCACATCATCGATGGACTCAAACAAGATTGGTCGCCAGACCAAATAGTGGTGCGTTGCGGTGTTTCATCAGTGAGTTCAATCTATCGGTATTTAGAAAGACAGCCACACCTCAAGCAGTACCTGAGACGCGGTGGCAGACGCAGGCGAAAGTACGGTACCAAACGCATACCAAGCAGGTATCAAGCCAATAAACGTTCAATTCATGAGCGACCACCGATACAGAGTATCGGTCATTGGGAGGGTGATACCGTGCTCGGGAGTGAACGGAAGCTACGTATTGTGACGTACGTGGACAAAGTCAGTGGCTATTTGATTGCCGCAAAGACTTCAGGTGGTGCCGACGCGATACATGCGCAAGCTAGAAAACAGTTTAGACATATGCCGTGCAACTCAATCACTTATGATAATGGAACCGAGTTTGCCTTGCATCAGATGATTGAGCGAGACTGCAATACCAAAGTGTATTTCGCCGACCCAGGAGCACCACATCAACGTGGTGCAAATGAGAACTGCAATGGACTCTTGCGGCAGTATTTCCCGAAAGGCACATCGTTTGCTACGATAACTAACAGCGACGTGCAGCGTGCCGTTCGAAGACTAAACAACCGACCGCGCAAACGTCTCAACTATTTAACACCACGGGAATTCTTAGAAAAAGAAGGTGTGCATCTCAGGTGATTATTTACTATTAAATCTTGCGTAAACAACGTTTATGTGGTATAAAAGTAATGAATCTACTGGTCTTTTATAGATTTTTCTAAAACTTTTTGGAGAATAACATATGATTGAGTCAGAAAAACTGATAACAAAAGTTGGTCATCCTCAAAAATGGAATAAAGCAAATCGTGCTCGCATTGAAAAATATTATTCAATTTTTTGTGCGAAATCTTTACTTAACACTGTTATGGATCAAAATGAAGATGGGATTTGTGGTGGACCTGAGTTTGAGCTTGGGTTTGATCCTGAGGCTGAGTTTGGTCCTGATTATGAGTTTGATCCTGAGTTTAGCTGTGAGTCTGATGATGAACGCTGGCTGGAAAAAGTATTACCTGTTATTTGGTTATGTATACTTGATGGCGACGGCTTACCTGACGAAGACTTTGATACAAGTTATGTGTTGCAAGAATACGATTTGGCAAAACTTTCCTATA
Above is a genomic segment from Candidatus Nomurabacteria bacterium containing:
- a CDS encoding IS30 family transposase, with product MHQHLNQSDRACIAALLRKEYSYSAIARVLEVHPSTISREVRRNSSGSYRVHHAQRCARLRRANARTMYRTIDTNVVLEQHIIDGLKQDWSPDQIVVRCGVSSVSSIYRYLERQPHLKQYLRRGGRRRRKYGTKRIPSRYQANKRSIHERPPIQSIGHWEGDTVLGSERKLRIVTYVDKVSGYLIAAKTSGGADAIHAQARKQFRHMPCNSITYDNGTEFALHQMIERDCNTKVYFADPGAPHQRGANENCNGLLRQYFPKGTSFATITNSDVQRAVRRLNNRPRKRLNYLTPREFLEKEGVHLR